The Priestia megaterium NBRC 15308 = ATCC 14581 region ATTGACTCGAATTGGCGGTTATACACCTAAAGTCAAGCCTGAAAATATTGTGATTATCGGAGCACGTTCTTTAGATGAAGGAGAAAAAGAGTTAATAAAGGAAAAAGGGATTAAAGTGTATACGATGCATGAGATAGATCGAATGGGTATGACAAAAGTAATGGAAGAAACAATTTTATATTTGCGTGAAAAAACAGATGGCGTTCATCTATCACTCGATTTAGATGGATTGGATCCACATGATGCACCTGGAGTAGGAACGCCGGTCATCGGTGGAATAAGCTACAGAGAAAGTCATTTAGCTATGGAGATGTTAGCAGAATCTCAGCTAATCACTTCTGCTGAGTTTGTGGAAGTGAATCCTATTTTAGATGAACGGAATAAAACCGCTACAGTAGCTGTTGCATTAATGGGCTCACTTTTAGGAGAGAAATTAGTATAAAACATTAGTACCTACCAAAAGGTACATGAAATATATATCAACATAAAAAAAAAGAAGCTCTTAGTTCGGATTCGAGAGCTTCTTTATATAGAGAAAAACTTTTCATATTCATTTAATAAACCATCTAGCTCTGAACTGACTCTCACTACTGTTAGTGATGATAAAGGGTTTTCTGCTGCAAGAGTGACCATGTTATTTCTGCATTCTTCAATTCGATTCAAAAGGTTCTCTTTTGTATGAGTCAAGCTTTCCACTCCTCTTATTTTCATCTATACTAATTACATAACCTACGTATGATCTTTTTAAACGTATTTGACAAATTTTTGTTAAAATAATTAAGCATAAGTGAAACTTTATGATAAAGTACACGTATATATACTATCCCGCAATGGGCGGAGGTAACCGTTACATGGATTTATTATTAAAAAGAAAAATAAAAAAAGTAAAAAAAGGTGACCAGGATGCGTTTGCTGACATAGTAGAATATCACAAGGATAAACTTTTTCACCTATGTTATCGAATGTTAGGAAACCGGGAAGAAGCGCAAGACGCTGCCCAAGAAGCGTTTATTCGAGCCTATGTAAATATTCATAGCTATGACACGAGTAAAAAGTTTTCCACCTGGTTATATCGAATTGCTACAAATCTTTGTATTGATCGAATTCGTAAAAAAAAGCCAGACTATTATTTAGATGCAGAAGTAGCCGGGACCGACGGGTTAAATATGTACTCTCAAATAGCTGCCGATCAGGCCTTACCAGAGGAAGAACTAGAGCAAGTAGAATTGCAAGAATTCATTCAGTCGGAAATATTAAAGCTACCTGAGAAATATCGAACTGTCATTGTCCTAAAATATATAGATGAGCTGTCTTTAAAAGAAATCAGCGATATTTTAGACCTGCCTCTTGGTACGGTAAAGACTAGAATTCACAGAGGACGTGAAGCTTTAAGAAATCGACTTCGCCACTTGTAAGGAGTGAACTAAGAATGAAATGTCCAAAAATGTATGTAAATCTCATTCATGAGCATTTAGATGGAGATATTACAAAAGAAAATGAACTGTTATTAAAAGAGCATTTGCATCAATGTAAAGGTTGTCAGCAGCATATGCATCAGTTAAAAAGAACCATTGCATTTGTGCAAAGCACTTCTCATATAGAATTACCTATGAACTTTACAGCAGGTGTTATGGCTGGGTTACCACGTGAGAAGAATCGAATTCGAATGAATAGATGGTTTACAAACCACCCGATTCTTAGTGCAGCTGCTGTATTTGTGCTGTTAATGTCCGGCACCGTGTTTTCAGCTTGGGAAACGGATGAAGACTTTTCTGTTTCAAAGCAGCCGAACTTGGTCATTCACGATAAAACAGTCGTTGTACCAAAAGGTGAGACCGTCAAAGGTGATATTACTGTGAGAAATGGCGATATTAAAATTGAAGGAAAAGTAGATGGAAACGTTACTGTTATACATGGTGATAAGTATCTAGCTTCTGCAGGAGAAGTGACAGGCAATATTGAAGAGTTAGACAAGATTTTTGACTGGGTATGGTATAACGTCAAAACTCATGCCAAACAAGCTGTTGACTTTTAATAGTTGAAACATAAA contains the following coding sequences:
- the sigW gene encoding RNA polymerase sigma factor SigW, whose amino-acid sequence is MDLLLKRKIKKVKKGDQDAFADIVEYHKDKLFHLCYRMLGNREEAQDAAQEAFIRAYVNIHSYDTSKKFSTWLYRIATNLCIDRIRKKKPDYYLDAEVAGTDGLNMYSQIAADQALPEEELEQVELQEFIQSEILKLPEKYRTVIVLKYIDELSLKEISDILDLPLGTVKTRIHRGREALRNRLRHL
- a CDS encoding aspartyl-phosphate phosphatase Spo0E family protein, whose amino-acid sequence is MTHTKENLLNRIEECRNNMVTLAAENPLSSLTVVRVSSELDGLLNEYEKFFSI
- a CDS encoding anti-sigma factor family protein, producing MKCPKMYVNLIHEHLDGDITKENELLLKEHLHQCKGCQQHMHQLKRTIAFVQSTSHIELPMNFTAGVMAGLPREKNRIRMNRWFTNHPILSAAAVFVLLMSGTVFSAWETDEDFSVSKQPNLVIHDKTVVVPKGETVKGDITVRNGDIKIEGKVDGNVTVIHGDKYLASAGEVTGNIEELDKIFDWVWYNVKTHAKQAVDF